One stretch of Zingiber officinale cultivar Zhangliang chromosome 6B, Zo_v1.1, whole genome shotgun sequence DNA includes these proteins:
- the LOC121989231 gene encoding pentatricopeptide repeat-containing protein At2g45350, chloroplastic-like isoform X2: MGRLLARSKMLENCAFTKVDDSHPFFWNSIIRRYERNQEPRKAIITFCHMMQRNISPDKFTFPFILKACASAMALREGEQIHCHAIKSPYNSDLFVQGSLIFMYASCQEIDSARASFDAMPYKNLISWNMIIDAYIKHGRLNTALEIFAQMPERDLFSWNLMIDGFAKNGQMEFAQRMFDEMPGRDIVSWNSIINGYAKCRDMTTARKMFDQSPFKDEVTWGIMLNGYAKCGRITTAHTWFEKLPYKNAISWNCLINRYLRCDDVKSAQKLFDLMPNRNVTSFNIMLDDYMKKGELQLAYQMFYNMPVKDVTSWNIIIDGNARLGRMKVARELFDVMPCRDVVSWNSLIAGYKENGESKEAIEVFIKMIISGKKPDNSTLAMVLSAVADLGLIFQGRWIHLYIDKHDIPLDGIVGVALIDMYSKCGYVDIALSIFNSIPQKERDHWNSMISGSAVHGRGNLAINLFEKMQRSMVKPDDITFIGLLSACSHAGLVAEGRRYFNLMISKYGITPKIQHYGCMVDLLSRAGHLEEAISLVNDMPLRANDIIWRALLGASKNQSNVEIAERAVRNLIELDPCDSSSYVLLSNIYACRDQYESAGEVWRTMKSKGVPKNTGCSCIEVDGVIHEFTVGHIAHPQIDLLLHSMTQALRLEGYLPCSKGSVGLVFHE, from the exons ATGGGAAGGCTCCTTGCAAGAAGCAAAATGCTGGAGAATTGCGCCTTCACCAAG GTTGATGATTCTCATCCATTTTTCTGGAATAGCATCATTAGACGCTACGAGCGAAATCAAGAACCACGGAAAGCTATAATTACATTCTGTCATATGATGCAGAGAAACATATCTCCTGACAAGTTCACCTTTCCTTTCATACTCAAAGCCTGTGCGAGTGCTATGGCCCTGAGAGAAGGTGAGCAAATTCACTGTCATGCCATCAAGAGTCCATATAATTCGGATCTGTTTGTTCAGGGCTCATTGATATTCATGTATGCCAGCTGCCAAGAGATTGATTCTGCTCGTGCTTCATTTGATGCGATGCCCTACAAGAATTTGATCAGTTGGAATATGATTATTGATGCCTATATTAAACATGGAAGACTAAATACTGCTCTTGAGATTTTTGCGCAGATGCCGGAACGTGATTTGTTCTCTTGGAATTTAATGATTGATGGCTTTGCGAAAAATGGACAGATGGAGTTTGCCCAAAGGATGTTTGATGAGATGCCTGGAAGAGATATTGTTTCCTGGAATTCTATCATTAACGGATATGCAAAGTGTCGAGACATGACAACAGCAAGGAAAATGTTTGATCAGAGTCCATTCAAGGATGAAGTCACTTGGGGAATTATGCTCAACGGGTATGCAAAGTGTGGCCGAATCACCACTGCCCATACTTGGTTTGAAAAGCTACCATATAAAAATGCAATCAGTTGGAATTGTTTGATAAACAGGTATCTTAGATGTGATGATGTTAAATCAGCACAAAAGTTGTTCGATTTGATGCCAAACAGAAATGTAACTTCCTTTAACATCATGCTGGATGACTACATGAAGAAAGGTGAGTTACAACTCGCATATCAAATGTTCTACAATATGCCTGTGAAGGATGTTACCTCTTGGAACATTATTATCGATGGGAATGCTAGACTTGGAAGAATGAAGGTAGCAAGAGAGTTGTTTGATGTTATGCCATGTAGGGATGTGGTTTCATGGAATTCATTGATTGCTGGGTACAAGGAGAATGGTGAATCGAAAGAAGCAATTGAGGTATTTATCAAGATGATTATCTCAGGGAAAAAGCCGGACAACTCGACTTTAGCTATGGTTCTCTCAGCAGTTGCTGATTTAGGCCTTATTTTCCAAGGTAGATGGATTCATTTGTACATCGATAAGCATGACATTCCTCTGGATGGCATTGTTGGGGTTGCGCTCATAGACATGTACTCCAAGTGCGGTTATGTCGATATTGCTCTGAGTATCTTCAATAGCATACCTCAAAAGGAAAGAGATCACTGGAATTCTATGATATCAGGGTCTGCAGTGCACGGCCGTGGTAATCTCGCCATCAACTTATTTGAAAAGATGCAAAGATCAATGGTAAAACCAGATGATATAACTTTTATTGGTCTTTTGAGTGCCTGCAGTCATGCTGGCCTAGTCGCCGAGGGTCGTAGGTATTTTAACCTTATGATCTCCAAATACGGAATAACTCCCAAGATTCAGCATTATGGTTGCATGGTAGACCTGTTAAGCCGCGCAGGCCATCTAGAGGAGGCAATCTCCCTGGTCAACGACATGCCGCTGAGAGCTAACGATATCATCTGGAGAGCCCTTCTTGGAGCTTCCAAGAACCAGAGTAATGTCGAAATAGCCGAACGTGCAGTGAGAAACCTGATCGAGTTGGATCCTTGCGATAGTAGTTCGTATGTGCTGTTGTCGAACATATATGCTTGCAGGGATCAGTATGAGAGTGCCGGGGAAGTGTGGAGAACCATGAAGAGCAAAGGGGTTCCTAAGAACACTGGCTGTAGCTGCATAGAGGTCGATGGTGTCATCCATGAGTTCACTGTAGGACACATTGCACACCCGCAGATCGACTTATTGTTGCATAGCATGACACAGGCATTAAGATTGGAAGGCTATTTGCCATGTTCAAAAGGCTCAGTTGGCTTGGTCTTTCACGAGTGA
- the LOC121989231 gene encoding pentatricopeptide repeat-containing protein At2g45350, chloroplastic-like isoform X1, with amino-acid sequence MQILGSITVICLWKDKRLLKLRRIILNTDGKAPCKKQNAGELRLHQGKEDDFLMNVLHRKISLYLSSDNFSSKQVDDSHPFFWNSIIRRYERNQEPRKAIITFCHMMQRNISPDKFTFPFILKACASAMALREGEQIHCHAIKSPYNSDLFVQGSLIFMYASCQEIDSARASFDAMPYKNLISWNMIIDAYIKHGRLNTALEIFAQMPERDLFSWNLMIDGFAKNGQMEFAQRMFDEMPGRDIVSWNSIINGYAKCRDMTTARKMFDQSPFKDEVTWGIMLNGYAKCGRITTAHTWFEKLPYKNAISWNCLINRYLRCDDVKSAQKLFDLMPNRNVTSFNIMLDDYMKKGELQLAYQMFYNMPVKDVTSWNIIIDGNARLGRMKVARELFDVMPCRDVVSWNSLIAGYKENGESKEAIEVFIKMIISGKKPDNSTLAMVLSAVADLGLIFQGRWIHLYIDKHDIPLDGIVGVALIDMYSKCGYVDIALSIFNSIPQKERDHWNSMISGSAVHGRGNLAINLFEKMQRSMVKPDDITFIGLLSACSHAGLVAEGRRYFNLMISKYGITPKIQHYGCMVDLLSRAGHLEEAISLVNDMPLRANDIIWRALLGASKNQSNVEIAERAVRNLIELDPCDSSSYVLLSNIYACRDQYESAGEVWRTMKSKGVPKNTGCSCIEVDGVIHEFTVGHIAHPQIDLLLHSMTQALRLEGYLPCSKGSVGLVFHE; translated from the exons ATGCAGATTTTAGGAAGTATCACTGTCATATGCCTATG GAAAGATAAGCGTCTATTGAAGTTAAGGAGGATAATCTTGAATACTGATGGGAAGGCTCCTTGCAAGAAGCAAAATGCTGGAGAATTGCGCCTTCACCAAG GGAAGGAAGATGATTTCCTGATGAATGTCCTTCATAGGAAGATAAGTTTATATTTATCTTCTGATAACTTTTCATCAAAGCAGGTTGATGATTCTCATCCATTTTTCTGGAATAGCATCATTAGACGCTACGAGCGAAATCAAGAACCACGGAAAGCTATAATTACATTCTGTCATATGATGCAGAGAAACATATCTCCTGACAAGTTCACCTTTCCTTTCATACTCAAAGCCTGTGCGAGTGCTATGGCCCTGAGAGAAGGTGAGCAAATTCACTGTCATGCCATCAAGAGTCCATATAATTCGGATCTGTTTGTTCAGGGCTCATTGATATTCATGTATGCCAGCTGCCAAGAGATTGATTCTGCTCGTGCTTCATTTGATGCGATGCCCTACAAGAATTTGATCAGTTGGAATATGATTATTGATGCCTATATTAAACATGGAAGACTAAATACTGCTCTTGAGATTTTTGCGCAGATGCCGGAACGTGATTTGTTCTCTTGGAATTTAATGATTGATGGCTTTGCGAAAAATGGACAGATGGAGTTTGCCCAAAGGATGTTTGATGAGATGCCTGGAAGAGATATTGTTTCCTGGAATTCTATCATTAACGGATATGCAAAGTGTCGAGACATGACAACAGCAAGGAAAATGTTTGATCAGAGTCCATTCAAGGATGAAGTCACTTGGGGAATTATGCTCAACGGGTATGCAAAGTGTGGCCGAATCACCACTGCCCATACTTGGTTTGAAAAGCTACCATATAAAAATGCAATCAGTTGGAATTGTTTGATAAACAGGTATCTTAGATGTGATGATGTTAAATCAGCACAAAAGTTGTTCGATTTGATGCCAAACAGAAATGTAACTTCCTTTAACATCATGCTGGATGACTACATGAAGAAAGGTGAGTTACAACTCGCATATCAAATGTTCTACAATATGCCTGTGAAGGATGTTACCTCTTGGAACATTATTATCGATGGGAATGCTAGACTTGGAAGAATGAAGGTAGCAAGAGAGTTGTTTGATGTTATGCCATGTAGGGATGTGGTTTCATGGAATTCATTGATTGCTGGGTACAAGGAGAATGGTGAATCGAAAGAAGCAATTGAGGTATTTATCAAGATGATTATCTCAGGGAAAAAGCCGGACAACTCGACTTTAGCTATGGTTCTCTCAGCAGTTGCTGATTTAGGCCTTATTTTCCAAGGTAGATGGATTCATTTGTACATCGATAAGCATGACATTCCTCTGGATGGCATTGTTGGGGTTGCGCTCATAGACATGTACTCCAAGTGCGGTTATGTCGATATTGCTCTGAGTATCTTCAATAGCATACCTCAAAAGGAAAGAGATCACTGGAATTCTATGATATCAGGGTCTGCAGTGCACGGCCGTGGTAATCTCGCCATCAACTTATTTGAAAAGATGCAAAGATCAATGGTAAAACCAGATGATATAACTTTTATTGGTCTTTTGAGTGCCTGCAGTCATGCTGGCCTAGTCGCCGAGGGTCGTAGGTATTTTAACCTTATGATCTCCAAATACGGAATAACTCCCAAGATTCAGCATTATGGTTGCATGGTAGACCTGTTAAGCCGCGCAGGCCATCTAGAGGAGGCAATCTCCCTGGTCAACGACATGCCGCTGAGAGCTAACGATATCATCTGGAGAGCCCTTCTTGGAGCTTCCAAGAACCAGAGTAATGTCGAAATAGCCGAACGTGCAGTGAGAAACCTGATCGAGTTGGATCCTTGCGATAGTAGTTCGTATGTGCTGTTGTCGAACATATATGCTTGCAGGGATCAGTATGAGAGTGCCGGGGAAGTGTGGAGAACCATGAAGAGCAAAGGGGTTCCTAAGAACACTGGCTGTAGCTGCATAGAGGTCGATGGTGTCATCCATGAGTTCACTGTAGGACACATTGCACACCCGCAGATCGACTTATTGTTGCATAGCATGACACAGGCATTAAGATTGGAAGGCTATTTGCCATGTTCAAAAGGCTCAGTTGGCTTGGTCTTTCACGAGTGA